A genome region from Chryseobacterium sp. G0186 includes the following:
- a CDS encoding CDP-alcohol phosphatidyltransferase family protein yields the protein MDFIKNNLANALTLANLFAGCVGAIHLILGDYQTTAICLILSSIFDFFDGFVARAVKSNSNLGLQLDSLADMVSFGLIPGLTMYKALEPFGTELLGLHFPFEIKYLGLIVTTFSCLRLAIFNLDEEQRYYFKGLNTPTNTVLLFGLYYAFKETGTFSFLFENKLLLVILTLLTSWLLISPIKMMAMKFKSKALKDNYPKVVLLVGGIAILAIFQIVGIPMLVIYYILVSLVFQRQLK from the coding sequence ATGGATTTTATAAAGAATAATCTGGCCAATGCCTTGACCCTGGCTAATTTATTTGCAGGCTGTGTGGGTGCAATACACCTTATTTTAGGAGACTATCAAACTACGGCAATATGCCTTATCCTCTCCTCTATCTTTGATTTCTTTGACGGATTTGTAGCCAGAGCCGTAAAATCAAACTCTAATCTTGGGCTTCAGCTAGATTCCCTTGCGGATATGGTGAGCTTTGGTTTGATTCCCGGACTTACCATGTATAAAGCACTTGAACCATTCGGAACAGAGCTTCTTGGGCTACATTTTCCATTTGAGATCAAGTATTTAGGATTGATTGTTACCACATTCTCCTGTCTGAGACTTGCTATTTTTAACCTTGATGAGGAACAGAGATATTATTTCAAGGGGCTGAACACTCCTACCAATACCGTTTTACTTTTCGGATTATACTATGCCTTTAAAGAAACCGGAACTTTCAGCTTTTTGTTTGAAAATAAATTGCTACTGGTTATCCTAACGCTTCTCACTTCATGGCTTTTAATCAGTCCGATAAAAATGATGGCCATGAAGTTTAAATCAAAAGCCTTAAAGGACAACTATCCGAAGGTAGTATTGTTAGTCGGTGGAATTGCCATTCTTGCGATCTTCCAGATTGTAGGAATTCCGATGCTTGTGATCTATTATATATTGGTATCACTTGTTTTTCAGAGACAGTTAAAATAG